Within the Hevea brasiliensis isolate MT/VB/25A 57/8 chromosome 2, ASM3005281v1, whole genome shotgun sequence genome, the region GGGCTTCCCAAGACGACTCAATTCTGATTCTAGTTCAGCAATAGTTTTGTTGATAAGAGACTGAAGGCCAGGAATTCGAGACTTGATGACTTGTtccaaatgctgaaaatttagaCACATTCAGCATGATGCGCAGTGTTGACAGTGACACCAGAACAACATTAACTTAGATTACTGCTACAACAGAACCTTGCAACTAGAATACTTGTTATTTTATAAAATGCATTATCATCTGTTTATGCCACAAAGAAAAGTTCACATATAGTGCAACCACATGCACACAAGTGCTCATGTGTATGAGCATTGATGCACATTTTAAAACTCCCAGTGCCATCTCGGCATACCTTAGAAAGCATCTTTCCTAAATGCTCAGAGCCCATCCTTTGAGCAAGATGCCGGTACTCAGGGCTACTTTGAAAATATTCCCTCTCTCTACGACGAGCAGCAATCATGTCCACACTTTTGTTGATATCAGCCTGAGAGCGGTTAACAACACCAATCCAAGGGAACTGTAGCTTATATGATCTTCCTTCCAAGATCTGCGAAACCACCCAGAGTATTAGGAGAAATTCATTTTAATACTCGAACACTTCCATTTTAGTAAGAATGACAAAAATTCAAACAGAAGAAAAGGACTCTTTAACTGGAAATCTGAACTATGACCCCAGTACTGAAATAAAATTAGTAATGTCACATCCAATAATAAATATCTAAATATCTAGCACAGCGGGGAAATCTAATCAGAACTGTTTTTCACTTCTTATTACACATTATAAGAGCACATATGGAAAAAAATTACTTCAAATAAAGTACTGCCCAAATTAATATACTCCACCTTTTCCAGCATTAGTGCTTCTCCAGGGAAAAAGAGAAGCACTATCAGCCTTCAGAATCCAATTAGAAGAACAAACTCTACAATGAAATAACAAAATTTAAtcaaatgaattaattaaaagtGAACTTACATCAACTGCATCAGTACCCTTGTCCATGAGATCAATCTTCGTCAAAACTCCAAAGGTTCGCTCCCCTAAATTTATCAAACAAATTTGACGCATGCAGCATACGTGCAAGGATAAAGTCCCAAGATTTAACAaaaaaagaaatcatttatgaaattcaagaaaaaaagttaattagtagaaattaaatgtgtaaaaCTCCAAAAATTTCGTAACAGAAATAATGAATATGTTCAATGTTTTTGAATGAATAAGCATATTTCTTATCTGGAGATATTGGGTCCCGAAAATCAAAAATACAAAAGTTGAATACAAAGAACAAGCAGAGGTGAAATAAGTTCCATCCCACTGATTGAAATGGATGACTCATTTATTTTCAGTCTTCCATATCTTAAGttcccaaaaaatttcaaatcatcCATCCTGGTTATTTTTGCATTTCAGCAACTTGTTAGCAAATATGACTTGATTTTTCAAATTGATTATATGAATCAATGTATCAGGTGCAACATATAGAATTGTCTAGAACAAAAGGTATCTTAATTATTACCTTTGGGGTCAACTTCACGAGATATCTTAATCGCATCTGACGTAGCAAGATCCTGATTGGCAGGAGAAATTGCCAGAATAATACAGTTGGGCTGCAATAATTGACAAATATATTTGAATGAACTTCCTTAGGAAAGTATCCACCCAAAAAAAGGAGTAGCCACCCAAAGCACATATTTTTCTTGTGGTATAATCTTTGGGAACTGACATTATGCCATTACACATCAAGCAGGGTTTAAAATCCACCACTATTCCCATTTCAATTGTTTATGATACAAAAAACATGGCAAAAAAACAGAAAATCAGCATTATATTTCATAAAAGTCTTACTTGACCATCAATAGAAAGGAGTTTCAGAACTTtagattaacaaaaaaaaaaatccattataTTGCATGAAAGATTTTTAGAACAAGTGATGATATTACCTTCTCAATATATGACCGGATCATGTTCTCAATGTCCATCACAATACTTTCTGGTTGACCCTCTATGATACACAATTGATATATTGTCAGTTAGTTTGTAATAAATGATAATACAGGAAAAATATACAACATTAATAGACATTAGTTAATTGATGAATAACTCACCAACAGCTACTTTGGTAAGACCAGGAAGATCAATCAATGTCAAATTCACAACTGCAGAACTCCAACAATCATGAAATTTATCAGATAgctcaagaagaagaagaagaagaagaggaagaagaagaaacaatagAAAACGTTTAGAAACTCTAGGCTGCTCAAAGGAAAAAACTATTTTGGGTATCAGTGACTCAGTTAGAAACTCTAGGCTGCTCCaatacaaaaaataaataaataaaaaaataaaataaaataaaaaaactttAGCTTAATGAGGATCAGTAATTGATTCTCAACCCTTCTATTTTTTTTGTTCATCAAATCAATCAACAGattccatcatcatcatcacttggtTTAAAATCAATAATTCAGACTGATTTAAAATCCTATCTCATGTCCATTGTAAGAATATAAGGTGTAATTAGTATCACTGTGTAATTAGTATCACTATCTCACCATTGGGGGAATAAATGCTAAGATGGATTGGAACAGTAGAGATTTGTTTGGTGCGGCCAGTCTCCCGATCGGTCTCATCAGAGATCTCCTGCCTCACAGCAGCTATACAAAATACAATAAAGATTGGCAATTGTGGCAGAGACATATGACATATGTACCAAATAATtgcacaagaaaaaaaaaaaaagtcaaccaAACACAAACTGCACAGAACTAATTGTCATCACATCTGTACCTAGCAGCAGTAGATTTAACAGAAAATGATATTTATTGACGTGCACACACACAAAAGGGAAAAAGAGAATGAAAAAATGCACCCCTTTCTTATATATAGTATACCAAAATCAGTGAATTTCTTTCTTGGGAGATGCATAAACTCAGCATATTCTCTTCCTTCATCAATCCTATGAAGCTGCAGGACAAGTGGACGTCGTGTAACAATCCCTGAAAACAAAGTATTTGTGTCATTGCAAGGAATGGAAGAAGATACATGCAGGCAAATAATCATATGTATATGTATGCATGTGGAGATGAAAAGAATTAACAGAATGAATTACCTGCCCCGCGAGGTAGAAAGTCCTTGCCAACAATGCTCTCCAAGACTGAAGACTTCCCAGAACTCTGCAAACAATGACAGCTGTACATAATTAAATAGAACACTTCCTCAAAAGGACTTAACCAAAAAGAACAACAATTTATGTATCAGTACTCACTATTCCTGTTTACAAGGTCAACTTCACCAAAAACTACCAAAAGTATCAAAGGGGCATGAGGCTATTAATTCAATTTCTTTCTAAAATCCTATTTAAAAGTTAAATTTTACCATAAAACACACAAGAGAAGAAGCACAAGCTTACCAATATGTGATTGCATGAGAAGAGGATCAATCAACTTTTAAGATTTAAGCCATCAAGGAACTCCAGGTATATGCACTCTCATGCATGCAAAGAGTACAAAAGGGAAAATTGTGGGATACAAACAAGGACAGAGACAATAAATGAGGCAAAAACGGctaataaaattttaaacctCACAGCAAAGCATTCCCAAATTTCTACTGCCATGCAACTCAAACTATGATTCTATTCACATGTGGCATTGCtacttcaattgaaaaaaaaaaagtaaagtgaATTGTGCGCATTGAAAATTTAATGGGTAAATTTCACTCATGGTACATGAATTTTAGGATTGGCAACAGCATGATACATAAACTTTAAATTTTCACTTAAAACCTCCCAAATTATAATAAAAGTAACTTTAAACTCCATGTAACCTGCAATAGCTGGTTTAAAGGTAAAATGGTGACATAATATATTTTTTCTTTCTACTCTACTGTGTATTCCCTCACACTCTCTCTCaactttattttgtttttctctcTTGCATTCAATACCTTCTTTATCCTCTCGGCtccttcttcatcttctctcaCGACTTTGAAGAGAACTTCATCCATTATTTATTTAACAATTTCTTTTACTTCTTCGGGATGTGAAGACTCTAGTGTATAGAAATGCTTCAAGCTGCAAAGTATACCATATCAGAATTATGGTTTGGTAAAGGAGCAGTATGTATTGCATTTGCCATTCAcccaaagagaaaaaaaattgacAATAAAATAAGACATGATTTatggaaatgagaaaaaaaaaataaaagaagtagaaTAGAAAAATTGCAAACAAAAATGCTCTCAAGATCTATaaacaaaaattccaaaaatttcttaaaaaaaatagaaaaaaagtcT harbors:
- the LOC110653435 gene encoding dynamin-related protein 5A isoform X4, with protein sequence MENLISLVNKIQRACTALGDHGEESALPTLWDSLPAIAVVGGQSSGKSSVLESIVGKDFLPRGAGIVTRRPLVLQLHRIDEGREYAEFMHLPRKKFTDFAAVRQEISDETDRETGRTKQISTVPIHLSIYSPNVVNLTLIDLPGLTKVAVEGQPESIVMDIENMIRSYIEKPNCIILAISPANQDLATSDAIKISREVDPKGERTFGVLTKIDLMDKGTDAVDILEGRSYKLQFPWIGVVNRSQADINKSVDMIAARRREREYFQSSPEYRHLAQRMGSEHLGKMLSKHLEQVIKSRIPGLQSLINKTIAELESELSRLGKPVATDAGGKLYMIMEICRSFDQIFKERLDGIRSGGEKIYLVFDNQLPAALKRLQFDKHLSMDNVRKLICEADGYQPHLIAPEQGYRRLIESTLVTIRAPAEAAVDAVHAILKELVQKSISETLASTSIVTVTTPIEFCISEPQSVPYILVCFSKN